In Streptomyces sp. TS71-3, the following proteins share a genomic window:
- a CDS encoding endo-beta-N-acetylglucosaminidase H: MFTLVRSRVRTAVLALSAVTALLSCATATTGAAEALAPVKEGPTSVAYVEVNNNSMLNVGKYTLANGGGNVFDVAVIFAANINYDTGTKAATLYFNENVQRVLDNAATQIRPLQQKGIKVVLSVLGNHQGAGFANFPSQQTASTFAKQLSDAVAKYGLDGIDFDDEYAEYGNNGTGQPNDSSFVYLVSALRGDMPGKIISLYNIGPAASRLSYGGVDVSSEFDYAWNPYYGTWQVPGIALPKSKLSPAAVEIGGTSQSTAADLARRTVGEGYGVYLTYNLDGADRSADVSAFTRELYGSDAVYTP; the protein is encoded by the coding sequence ATGTTCACTCTGGTGCGGAGCAGGGTACGAACGGCCGTGCTCGCGCTGTCTGCCGTTACGGCCCTCCTCTCCTGCGCGACCGCCACGACCGGCGCGGCGGAGGCCCTGGCTCCCGTGAAGGAAGGACCAACCTCGGTGGCGTACGTCGAGGTGAACAACAACAGCATGCTGAATGTCGGCAAATACACCCTCGCCAACGGCGGCGGCAACGTCTTCGACGTCGCTGTGATCTTCGCGGCGAACATCAACTACGACACGGGCACGAAGGCGGCGACCCTGTACTTCAACGAGAACGTGCAACGCGTCCTCGACAACGCAGCCACGCAGATACGGCCGTTGCAGCAGAAGGGCATCAAGGTCGTCCTCTCGGTGCTCGGCAACCACCAGGGCGCGGGCTTCGCCAACTTCCCGTCCCAGCAGACGGCTTCGACCTTCGCGAAACAACTGTCGGACGCCGTGGCCAAGTACGGCCTCGACGGCATCGACTTCGACGACGAGTACGCGGAGTACGGCAACAACGGTACCGGGCAGCCCAACGACAGCTCGTTCGTGTACCTGGTGTCGGCGCTGCGCGGTGACATGCCGGGCAAGATCATCAGCCTCTACAACATCGGCCCGGCCGCGTCGCGCCTGTCCTACGGCGGCGTCGACGTCTCGTCCGAGTTCGACTACGCCTGGAACCCGTACTACGGCACCTGGCAGGTCCCTGGCATCGCACTGCCCAAGTCGAAGCTGTCGCCGGCGGCCGTGGAGATTGGCGGGACCTCGCAGAGCACCGCCGCCGACCTCGCCCGCCGCACGGTCGGTGAGGGGTACGGCGTCTATCTGACGTACAACCTCGACGGCGCGGATCGCAGCGCCGATGTCTCCGCGTTCACCAGGGAACTGTACGGCAGTGATGCCGTCTACACGCCTTAG
- a CDS encoding cytochrome c oxidase assembly protein, translating into MTGPAMTDMSALSLAKLTSGRLLTSWQPDVPAMLLVVALGVLYGWGVVRLRRRGEHWPPGRVAAFALLGLGALVVATMSSLAVYDHVLFWPAAVQNILLDLVAPLGLALGDPLRLTVEALPEAPAARVRRVMTGRLVRVLTFPLVSTALVLATELTVYFTPYFATALRIGWLHQLMYLHLLAAGSLFVIPVLTHEQTLPSWCTHPIRAALVFLDGIVDAVPGLAVMTHGTLIAGAWYLHHAPAWSPNVQHDQQIGGGAMLSIAELTALPFLLAILVQWARAERVQTAALDRRLDAELARVPTPAPAHGQTSSPELVRPWWETEQNEVAASIRRQRRHD; encoded by the coding sequence ATGACAGGTCCAGCGATGACCGATATGTCCGCCCTGTCATTGGCGAAGCTCACCTCAGGGCGCCTGCTGACCTCCTGGCAACCGGACGTCCCCGCCATGCTGCTGGTCGTCGCCCTGGGCGTGCTCTACGGCTGGGGTGTGGTACGGCTGCGGCGACGCGGCGAGCACTGGCCGCCCGGCCGCGTCGCGGCGTTCGCGCTGCTCGGACTCGGTGCGCTGGTGGTGGCCACGATGTCCTCGCTGGCCGTCTACGACCACGTGCTGTTCTGGCCGGCCGCTGTCCAGAACATCCTCCTCGACCTGGTCGCGCCGCTCGGCCTCGCCCTCGGCGATCCCCTTAGGCTCACCGTCGAGGCGCTGCCGGAGGCCCCCGCGGCGCGGGTCCGGCGCGTCATGACCGGCCGCCTGGTGCGTGTGCTGACCTTCCCCTTGGTCAGCACGGCCCTGGTCCTCGCCACCGAGCTGACCGTGTACTTCACGCCGTACTTCGCCACCGCCCTGCGCATCGGCTGGCTGCACCAGCTGATGTACCTGCACCTGCTCGCCGCCGGATCCCTGTTCGTCATCCCGGTACTCACCCACGAACAGACGCTGCCCTCCTGGTGCACCCACCCGATACGAGCGGCGCTGGTCTTCCTGGACGGCATCGTCGACGCGGTCCCGGGGCTCGCAGTGATGACGCACGGCACGCTGATCGCGGGCGCCTGGTACCTGCACCACGCGCCGGCCTGGTCACCGAACGTCCAGCACGACCAGCAGATCGGCGGCGGCGCGATGCTCAGCATCGCCGAGCTGACCGCTCTGCCCTTCCTGCTGGCCATCCTGGTGCAGTGGGCGCGCGCCGAACGCGTCCAGACCGCGGCGCTCGACCGCCGCCTCGACGCGGAACTCGCCCGGGTCCCCACCCCGGCGCCGGCCCATGGCCAGACATCGTCACCGGAACTCGTGCGCCCCTGGTGGGAAACCGAGCAGAACGAGGTGGCGGCCTCGATCCGACGCCAGCGCCGGCACGACTGA
- a CDS encoding TetR family transcriptional regulator, translated as MRSYNSPRRRDAALATRDAILDCARRLFLADGYAKVTVADIAAAARVAVPTVYGSTGGKAAILRAVLEPAMHDPAVDRTLAGIAATDDPRRVVALAAAGPRSSHERHWDLVWGLLRRNLADPSAQAVLDESKAGYLAALTAVADRLIALNALREDLDRATAVDVLWFYLGRPGWYTLVGDRGWDFDRAEAFLAGAAQRALLR; from the coding sequence GTGCGCTCCTACAACTCGCCCCGCCGCCGGGACGCCGCCCTCGCCACCCGCGACGCGATCCTCGACTGCGCGCGCCGGTTGTTCCTTGCCGATGGGTACGCCAAAGTGACGGTCGCGGACATCGCCGCGGCGGCCCGGGTGGCCGTGCCCACCGTGTACGGCAGCACGGGTGGCAAGGCGGCGATCCTGCGGGCCGTACTGGAGCCGGCCATGCACGATCCCGCGGTCGATCGGACACTGGCCGGGATCGCGGCGACCGATGATCCGCGCCGGGTCGTCGCGCTCGCCGCGGCCGGCCCCCGGAGCTCTCACGAGCGGCATTGGGACCTCGTCTGGGGCCTGCTCCGCCGCAACCTCGCCGACCCGTCCGCCCAGGCCGTGCTGGACGAGTCCAAGGCGGGCTACCTGGCCGCGCTGACGGCGGTGGCCGACCGGCTGATCGCCCTCAACGCGCTGCGGGAGGACCTGGACCGGGCCACGGCCGTGGACGTGCTCTGGTTCTATCTGGGCCGGCCCGGCTGGTACACCCTGGTCGGCGATCGGGGCTGGGACTTCGACCGGGCCGAGGCGTTTCTCGCCGGAGCCGCCCAGCGGGCCCTGCTCCGCTGA
- a CDS encoding YcaO-like family protein translates to MTASAHTTVAGVPQYGERAASLEEAERHALAAVAELGMTHSLRPLPAGATEPGAWRCDLRREGAPVPAGVGFGKGAGAAPRVGAVFEALEHHLSEMPPPGQIVLRDAHRVVAALGRHDAVLALLADGPDQPLACLPYRSVTGGRDTDVPAFLSMPAYLEQPASARQAGGDAYDYRVLCRYSLNSGWAAGVTRADAMVHAINEIIERDAMSLLLIRQFLSRTPPPLRILDAATLPVALAALHRAAEQYVGGRVWLLDMTSDLGVPAYWAYLPAEPGAAARVRGCGASLSPAYAVERALHELIQLDSGVADAAEEAAARIHTEAHPALHRCYLADFSARLGDAVTVPFRAAESPATPEGHLEALLALLRRHGHRAWVWDRYVSDHLAVVNVLVPGMERFMVVTDGQVVLPGPRGLAARVQGNGAG, encoded by the coding sequence GTGACCGCTTCAGCCCACACGACCGTCGCCGGCGTGCCGCAGTACGGCGAACGGGCCGCCTCCCTCGAAGAAGCCGAACGGCACGCGCTGGCCGCCGTCGCCGAGTTGGGGATGACCCATTCCCTGCGGCCGCTGCCCGCCGGGGCCACCGAACCCGGCGCCTGGCGATGCGACCTGCGTCGCGAGGGGGCGCCGGTGCCCGCCGGAGTCGGCTTCGGCAAGGGGGCGGGAGCGGCGCCGCGAGTGGGCGCCGTCTTCGAGGCGTTGGAGCACCACCTCAGCGAGATGCCGCCCCCCGGCCAGATCGTGCTGCGCGACGCCCACCGCGTCGTAGCCGCCCTCGGCAGACATGACGCGGTGCTCGCCCTGCTGGCCGACGGCCCCGACCAGCCGCTCGCCTGCCTGCCCTACCGGTCCGTGACCGGCGGCCGGGACACGGACGTGCCCGCGTTCCTCTCGATGCCCGCCTACCTGGAACAGCCGGCCTCGGCGCGTCAGGCCGGCGGCGACGCCTATGACTACCGGGTGCTCTGCCGCTACTCGCTCAACAGCGGCTGGGCGGCCGGCGTGACACGCGCCGATGCCATGGTGCACGCGATCAACGAGATCATCGAGCGGGACGCGATGTCCCTGCTCCTGATCCGCCAGTTCCTCTCCCGAACACCGCCGCCCCTGCGGATTCTCGACGCCGCGACACTGCCCGTGGCGCTGGCCGCGCTGCACCGCGCCGCAGAGCAGTACGTCGGCGGCCGGGTGTGGCTGCTGGACATGACCAGCGACCTGGGCGTACCGGCCTACTGGGCCTATCTGCCCGCCGAGCCCGGCGCCGCAGCCCGGGTGCGCGGCTGCGGCGCGTCCCTTTCACCGGCGTACGCCGTGGAGCGCGCACTGCACGAACTGATCCAACTCGACAGCGGTGTCGCCGACGCCGCGGAGGAGGCCGCGGCGAGGATCCATACTGAGGCCCATCCGGCCCTGCACCGCTGCTACCTCGCCGATTTCTCCGCCCGTCTCGGGGACGCGGTCACCGTGCCGTTCCGCGCCGCCGAGAGCCCGGCCACACCCGAGGGCCACCTGGAGGCCCTGCTGGCGCTGCTCCGCCGGCACGGTCACCGCGCATGGGTGTGGGACAGATACGTCAGCGACCACCTGGCCGTCGTCAACGTCCTCGTGCCGGGGATGGAACGCTTCATGGTCGTCACCGACGGCCAGGTCGTCCTCCCGGGCCCGCGTGGCCTCGCCGCGCGTGTCCAGGGGAACGGGGCAGGCTGA
- a CDS encoding hemerythrin domain-containing protein, with protein MKDQQSRAAVETRLVHDLHRTVTKLLADAATRPMASAAALAEVRDFLVSQLPCHHESEDALIWPLITAKEPEIAGRFADLSGEHVRLETALQALATAPVADSDRTALAKAAAAVRDLVHTHLEHEEAVLFPALRDHVTEQEWLDVAEKVIAGMPDVEMHLAVEFLEQVGTPQEADIILAAMPAPVRDELREQARATLNRLGEGASV; from the coding sequence ATGAAAGACCAGCAGTCGAGGGCGGCCGTCGAGACCCGCCTCGTGCACGATCTCCACCGCACCGTCACCAAGCTGCTCGCCGACGCGGCGACTCGCCCCATGGCCTCGGCGGCCGCTCTGGCCGAGGTTCGAGACTTCCTCGTGAGCCAGCTCCCCTGCCATCACGAGTCCGAGGACGCCCTGATCTGGCCGCTGATCACGGCCAAGGAACCCGAGATCGCCGGCCGGTTCGCCGACCTCAGCGGCGAGCACGTGCGGCTGGAAACGGCGCTGCAGGCGCTCGCGACGGCCCCGGTCGCCGACTCCGACCGGACCGCCCTCGCCAAGGCGGCGGCCGCGGTGCGCGACCTGGTCCACACGCACCTGGAACACGAGGAGGCCGTCCTCTTCCCGGCGCTGCGCGACCACGTCACCGAGCAGGAGTGGCTCGATGTCGCCGAGAAGGTCATCGCGGGGATGCCCGACGTGGAGATGCATCTGGCGGTCGAGTTCCTGGAGCAAGTCGGCACCCCGCAGGAGGCGGACATCATTCTGGCCGCGATGCCGGCACCCGTCCGGGACGAGCTGCGGGAACAGGCGCGGGCAACGCTGAATCGGCTGGGCGAGGGGGCCTCGGTATGA
- a CDS encoding CocE/NonD family hydrolase C-terminal non-catalytic domain-containing protein, producing MPTSGGEPIPSITDATLADVATNGIWRGAGLDINPSVLAVARALLAAVQGTAPASTLPEELQELVVGVRRQAEITCPRVPTTDDVSLSAFAIRQNDSQPRPVVIVPAGWNPFGWLPFMAGYLSLAARGYHVLAYTPRGIGTPGLLFTSEGFIDVGGPADWSDGSCVIDHAQKQFEPSTVGFLGLSYGSGISQLVAAHDRRNRVAAVAALSTWGNLATSLYDNGTRHEEAVRTLIDFTGGTEEEKFDDETRQILQDFREGRNMEGVVAWGAERSPETYVDITNLRNTPTFYSNTWHESLFPVGEAITAFEKITAPKHLNLWIGDHGAPEGAGITGVLTGTPFPGLLTPMREAYAWLDHFLRGEANEVPDWPVVNSQVMFTYQTAPAIGGGKRITVPARREALNSWAEATNDSEAWYLSGNGGKGDGTLSDKPSTGWSREFTAGHETAATAMDEIMETGQKEWFGTSRSYEPAGFERTRLLVWSTEALAGGRRIRGAAKVRLSVRVDETDAATLVAYLFDVARDGSAQLIAHEPFTATGLSAGADRTVSWTLQPAAYDLPDGHRLALVVNSHDKLYAFTGKKDSTTTVTSLPGEEAVLELPLG from the coding sequence ATGCCCACATCAGGTGGAGAGCCGATCCCGTCGATCACCGACGCGACACTCGCTGACGTCGCCACCAACGGCATCTGGCGCGGCGCGGGCCTCGACATCAACCCGTCGGTGCTCGCCGTCGCCAGAGCCCTGCTCGCGGCCGTCCAGGGCACCGCGCCGGCCAGCACGCTCCCCGAGGAGTTGCAGGAGTTGGTGGTCGGTGTCCGGCGGCAAGCCGAGATCACCTGCCCACGCGTTCCCACGACGGACGACGTCAGCCTTTCCGCGTTCGCGATCAGGCAGAACGATTCGCAGCCGCGCCCGGTGGTGATCGTGCCCGCCGGTTGGAACCCGTTCGGCTGGCTGCCGTTCATGGCCGGCTACCTCTCGCTGGCGGCCCGCGGCTACCACGTGCTGGCGTACACGCCGCGAGGGATCGGCACCCCGGGCCTGCTGTTCACGTCCGAGGGGTTCATCGACGTCGGCGGGCCGGCCGACTGGTCGGACGGATCGTGCGTGATCGACCACGCGCAGAAGCAGTTCGAGCCGAGCACGGTCGGGTTCCTGGGCCTGTCCTACGGTTCCGGGATCAGCCAGTTGGTCGCCGCGCACGATCGGAGAAACCGGGTCGCCGCCGTGGCGGCTCTGAGCACCTGGGGCAACCTGGCCACCAGCCTCTACGACAACGGCACCCGGCACGAGGAGGCCGTGCGGACACTGATCGATTTCACCGGGGGAACCGAGGAGGAGAAGTTCGACGACGAGACGCGGCAGATCCTCCAGGACTTCCGCGAGGGCCGGAACATGGAGGGCGTGGTGGCCTGGGGCGCCGAGCGCTCTCCGGAGACCTACGTGGACATCACCAACCTGCGGAACACCCCGACCTTCTACTCGAACACCTGGCACGAGAGCCTCTTCCCGGTCGGCGAGGCGATCACCGCCTTCGAGAAGATCACCGCCCCGAAACACCTGAACCTGTGGATCGGTGACCACGGCGCCCCGGAAGGCGCCGGCATCACCGGCGTGCTGACCGGTACGCCCTTCCCCGGCCTGCTGACGCCGATGCGGGAGGCCTACGCATGGCTGGACCACTTCCTGCGCGGCGAAGCCAACGAGGTGCCCGACTGGCCGGTTGTCAACAGCCAGGTCATGTTCACCTACCAGACCGCCCCGGCCATCGGCGGCGGCAAGCGGATCACCGTCCCGGCACGGCGCGAAGCGCTCAACTCCTGGGCCGAGGCCACCAACGACAGCGAGGCCTGGTACCTGAGCGGCAACGGCGGCAAAGGTGACGGCACCCTGTCCGACAAGCCGTCCACGGGCTGGAGCCGCGAGTTCACCGCCGGGCACGAGACCGCCGCCACCGCGATGGACGAGATCATGGAGACCGGACAGAAGGAGTGGTTCGGCACCTCCAGGAGCTACGAGCCGGCCGGGTTCGAGCGGACCCGGCTGCTGGTCTGGTCCACCGAGGCGCTGGCCGGCGGCCGCCGGATCCGCGGCGCCGCCAAGGTCCGGCTCTCGGTCCGAGTCGACGAGACGGATGCCGCGACCCTGGTCGCCTACCTCTTCGACGTGGCCCGGGACGGCAGCGCCCAGCTCATCGCCCACGAACCCTTCACCGCCACAGGGTTGAGCGCCGGCGCGGACCGCACCGTCAGCTGGACACTCCAACCCGCCGCCTACGACCTGCCCGACGGCCACCGCCTCGCCCTGGTCGTCAACAGCCACGACAAGCTGTACGCCTTCACGGGCAAGAAGGACAGCACCACCACCGTCACCTCCCTGCCCGGGGAGGAAGCCGTCCTGGAACTGCCACTCGGCTGA
- a CDS encoding TIGR03619 family F420-dependent LLM class oxidoreductase: MKIGFSLPQSGAQNAQFATIPRYARTLEDLGADSLWVSDRLLAPVHPTVNYPGTDGIPARFRAVLDPLPLLSAIGAITTRVEIGTNILQAPLYPPILLARMLTTIDVISGGRLVSGFGVGFSPEEFASVNVPMRERGRRLDECLDILERYWTDNPVEYAGQYWTIPATYVERKPVRKPPVYLAAISPAALDRVARRADGWLPVAFPDHPLDNTLDGLDAIRTAAERIDRDPATISVIVSINPQPDTTVDAVLTTIEDVAKLGVDHVVVTASRALDRQEDSLDFARRVLERAR; the protein is encoded by the coding sequence ATGAAGATCGGCTTCAGCCTGCCGCAGAGCGGAGCGCAGAACGCTCAGTTCGCCACCATTCCCCGGTACGCCAGGACACTCGAAGACCTCGGTGCCGACAGCCTCTGGGTGTCCGACCGCCTGCTCGCCCCGGTCCACCCCACCGTGAACTACCCCGGCACCGACGGCATCCCGGCCCGGTTCCGCGCCGTCCTCGACCCGCTTCCCCTGCTGTCGGCCATCGGGGCGATCACCACGCGGGTGGAGATCGGCACCAACATCCTGCAGGCCCCGCTGTACCCGCCCATCCTGCTGGCCCGCATGCTCACCACCATTGACGTGATCAGCGGCGGCAGGCTCGTCAGCGGCTTCGGTGTCGGCTTCTCACCCGAGGAATTCGCCTCCGTCAACGTGCCCATGCGCGAACGCGGCCGACGCCTCGACGAATGCCTGGACATCCTTGAGCGCTACTGGACGGACAACCCCGTCGAGTACGCGGGGCAGTACTGGACCATCCCGGCGACGTACGTCGAACGCAAACCCGTCCGGAAACCACCCGTCTACCTCGCCGCTATCAGCCCCGCCGCCCTCGACCGTGTGGCCCGCCGCGCCGACGGCTGGCTCCCGGTCGCGTTCCCCGACCACCCCCTCGACAACACACTCGACGGACTTGACGCCATCCGCACGGCCGCCGAGAGGATCGACCGCGATCCCGCCACCATCAGCGTCATCGTCAGCATCAACCCCCAACCCGATACGACCGTCGACGCTGTCCTCACCACCATCGAGGACGTCGCCAAGCTGGGCGTCGATCACGTCGTCGTCACCGCCAGCCGCGCGCTGGACCGCCAGGAAGACAGCCTCGACTTCGCCCGCCGGGTCCTTGAACGCGCCCGCTGA
- a CDS encoding HPr family phosphocarrier protein has product MSERQVTIASPVGLHARPAAAFVKAVAAAGIPVTLARAGGVPVDARSILAVLSLSVQQGDQVVVAAQGPTADDVLDRLAVLLETA; this is encoded by the coding sequence ATGTCTGAACGTCAGGTGACGATTGCCTCCCCGGTCGGGCTGCACGCCCGACCCGCCGCGGCCTTCGTCAAAGCGGTCGCGGCCGCCGGCATCCCGGTCACCCTGGCCCGAGCCGGTGGCGTCCCCGTGGATGCGCGCAGCATCCTCGCCGTCCTGTCCCTCAGCGTTCAGCAGGGCGATCAGGTGGTGGTCGCCGCACAGGGCCCGACGGCCGACGACGTCCTGGACCGGCTCGCGGTGCTGCTGGAGACGGCATGA
- a CDS encoding polysaccharide deacetylase family protein, with product MGTVAYMSIDRRKFWRLSGAAATGAGLAGCTSTRQASTPPGGTGSRSAAAVPSSAVHPSGSAGMHLGPQVVHGPRHRNLVALTFHGKGPASMADALLTEAERPGARVTVLAVGTWLDQYPQIARRILRGGHELGNHTMHHLDIKAMDASGAYAEIAGCARRLHALTGSNGRWFRPSQTQYSTPLIEQQARKVGYPTCVSYDVDSLDYTDPGPDAVASTVLRSTRPGSIVSLHLGHSGTVTALPAIVRGLTGRGLRPVTLTELLSP from the coding sequence ATGGGTACCGTTGCGTACATGTCCATCGATCGGCGGAAATTCTGGCGCCTATCCGGCGCAGCTGCCACCGGGGCCGGGCTGGCGGGGTGCACCAGCACGCGACAGGCGAGCACGCCCCCCGGCGGCACCGGTTCCCGGTCGGCCGCTGCGGTACCGTCCTCGGCGGTGCACCCGTCGGGTAGCGCGGGCATGCACCTTGGCCCGCAGGTCGTGCACGGGCCGCGACACCGGAACCTGGTGGCGCTGACCTTCCACGGCAAAGGACCTGCGTCGATGGCCGACGCGCTGCTCACCGAAGCAGAACGGCCCGGAGCGCGGGTCACGGTGCTCGCCGTCGGGACCTGGCTCGACCAGTACCCGCAGATCGCGCGGCGGATCCTGCGCGGTGGCCATGAGCTGGGCAATCACACCATGCATCATCTGGACATCAAGGCCATGGACGCCTCCGGCGCCTACGCGGAGATCGCGGGATGCGCCCGGCGGCTGCACGCCCTGACCGGATCGAACGGCCGCTGGTTCCGGCCTTCGCAAACGCAGTACTCGACACCGCTGATCGAGCAGCAGGCCCGCAAAGTCGGCTACCCGACCTGCGTGTCCTACGACGTGGACTCGCTCGATTACACCGATCCCGGGCCGGACGCAGTTGCATCCACCGTGCTCCGCTCGACGCGGCCGGGGTCGATCGTAAGCCTGCATCTTGGGCATTCCGGCACGGTGACCGCATTGCCCGCGATTGTGCGCGGTCTGACCGGTCGGGGGCTACGCCCGGTCACCCTGACCGAGCTGCTGTCCCCTTAG
- a CDS encoding AAA family ATPase gives MSAQRRRVAERNLTADHGLDAVVVVAGSGKTTLVQACRLAWDAAGITYAGAALAAVTATTLEAGSGIPSRTLTAWRQCIRDSKGPAGHPLVPPGSNCPTVRPSTPTAWCSPRARRTPPPQDCRAHCAPVTASSPTRGHRAPWTPRPASDVVRPSCGSAPDRPPWTWPSGPTVRAASDCGATCVRVVKSSRTVLGIRSRERKDRGLTRRLQTGRALLQ, from the coding sequence CTGAGCGCACAGCGCCGTCGCGTGGCCGAGCGCAACCTCACGGCCGACCACGGCTTGGACGCGGTGGTCGTCGTTGCCGGCAGCGGAAAGACGACACTGGTGCAGGCCTGTCGCCTGGCGTGGGATGCCGCCGGCATCACCTACGCGGGTGCGGCCCTGGCCGCGGTCACCGCCACAACCCTGGAAGCCGGCTCCGGTATCCCCTCCCGCACGCTCACCGCGTGGCGGCAGTGCATCCGCGACAGCAAGGGCCCGGCCGGTCACCCGCTGGTCCCGCCCGGCTCCAACTGTCCGACGGTACGGCCATCGACGCCGACGGCGTGGTGCTCGCCACGGGCCCGACGCACCCCTCCCCCGCAGGACTGCCGAGCGCACTGCGCACCAGTGACCGCTTCGTCGCCGACCCGTGGGCACCGGGCGCCTTGGACGCCGCGGCCGGCGAGCGATGTCGTGAGGCCATCCTGCGGATCGGCACCGGACCGACCGCCGTGGACATGGCCCTCCGGCCCCACCGTACGCGCGGCTTCGGATTGCGGCGCGACATGCGTGAGAGTCGTGAAGAGTTCCCGTACGGTTCTGGGAATTCGGTCACGGGAGCGGAAGGATCGGGGGCTCACTCGGCGCTTGCAGACGGGTCGGGCGCTGCTCCAGTGA
- a CDS encoding PTS sugar transporter subunit IIB → MTLELIRVDDRLIHGQVLVGWTRSLGVDHIMVADDKVGADPLQSTLMRMAAPTGVKVSILSIEKAAAALGGGEFDGDRVLALVRGPAELSQLRRAGVPFDRVNVGNVHSGPGRSKLTKEVYASAEELATWRELIQAGVQLFAQWLPDQARTDLGPIVQRG, encoded by the coding sequence GTGACACTGGAACTGATTCGGGTGGACGACCGGCTCATCCACGGCCAGGTACTGGTCGGCTGGACCCGGTCGCTGGGTGTCGACCACATCATGGTGGCGGACGACAAGGTGGGCGCCGACCCCTTGCAGTCCACGCTGATGCGGATGGCGGCGCCGACCGGTGTGAAGGTTTCCATTCTCTCGATAGAGAAGGCCGCCGCAGCACTGGGCGGTGGGGAGTTCGACGGAGACCGGGTCCTGGCGCTGGTGCGCGGACCCGCCGAGCTGTCGCAGCTGCGCCGGGCCGGCGTGCCGTTCGACCGGGTCAACGTGGGCAACGTGCACTCCGGTCCCGGCCGCAGCAAGCTCACCAAGGAGGTGTACGCCAGCGCCGAGGAGCTGGCGACATGGCGCGAGTTGATACAGGCCGGCGTGCAACTCTTCGCTCAATGGTTGCCCGATCAGGCACGCACCGACCTCGGCCCCATCGTGCAGCGCGGATGA